Proteins encoded together in one Chryseobacterium sp. G0201 window:
- a CDS encoding catalase, which translates to MENENLGSNQKRDQLQDHTTDNSNEKLTTNQGLKINNNQDSLKAGERGPSLLEDFILREKITHFDHERIPERVVHARGSGAHGVFKLNKSLAKYTKAKFLNNIDEETPVFVRFSTVAGSRGSTDLARDVRGFAVKFYTEEGVYDLVGNNMPVFFIQDAIKFPDLVHAVKPEPDNEIPQAASAHNTFWDFISLMPESTHMIMWLMSDRAIPRSFRMMEGFGVHSFKFINEQGDVHFVKFHFKPKLGVHSVAWPEAQKISGNDPDFHRRDLWEAIENGAFPEWDFGVQVVPEKDEHKFDFDLLDPTKIIPEELVPVELVGTLTLNRNPDNFFAETEQVAFHPGHIVPGIDFTNDPLLQGRLFSYTDTQLTRLGSPNFHEIPINRSITTIHNNKRDGHMRQQIVKGKVSYEPNSMGGGCPFQAMMKEGGFVSQEERVEGHKVRARSSSFVDHYSQAKLFYNSQSAFEKTHLQNALVFELSKVTLPVIRERMVGQLAFVNKDLAKEVASRLGVEVKILDQPNQSIPADADPASLQSAETEPSLKFSEALSMANTVKDTIESRIIGFMMTDGFDAASTDHLIEKLEGQGAVVQYIADSVAPVKSSDGQTYIPDHSLSTTSSVCFDALYICGGAKSAEGFVKPGNKNMTVDFINEAFRHCKAIYFGYDTEVIKNLTDMASIKHDDPGVISAKDTDSDDLFVEAIANHRVWQFEKERNGLV; encoded by the coding sequence ATGGAAAATGAAAATTTAGGATCAAACCAGAAGCGTGATCAACTTCAAGACCATACAACGGATAACAGCAACGAAAAACTGACCACTAATCAGGGATTAAAGATCAATAACAACCAAGATTCACTGAAAGCAGGCGAAAGAGGACCTTCTCTTCTTGAAGATTTTATTCTAAGAGAAAAAATTACTCATTTTGATCACGAACGAATTCCAGAAAGAGTAGTTCATGCAAGAGGTTCCGGTGCTCACGGTGTTTTTAAATTAAATAAAAGTCTGGCAAAATATACAAAAGCTAAATTTTTAAACAATATAGACGAAGAGACTCCTGTATTTGTGCGTTTTTCTACCGTTGCCGGAAGTAGAGGAAGTACAGATCTGGCTCGGGATGTAAGAGGGTTTGCTGTAAAATTTTATACGGAAGAAGGCGTTTATGACTTGGTAGGTAATAATATGCCTGTATTTTTTATTCAGGACGCTATAAAATTTCCAGATCTGGTTCATGCGGTAAAACCTGAGCCGGATAATGAGATTCCACAAGCTGCTTCAGCTCACAACACTTTTTGGGATTTCATTTCATTAATGCCAGAGAGTACCCATATGATCATGTGGTTGATGAGTGACCGTGCGATTCCGAGAAGCTTCCGTATGATGGAAGGTTTTGGCGTGCATTCATTTAAATTTATCAATGAACAGGGAGATGTACACTTTGTTAAATTTCATTTTAAACCCAAATTGGGAGTCCATTCGGTGGCGTGGCCCGAAGCACAGAAGATTTCAGGAAATGATCCTGATTTTCATCGACGTGACCTTTGGGAGGCCATTGAGAACGGAGCTTTCCCTGAGTGGGATTTCGGAGTGCAGGTAGTTCCTGAAAAAGATGAACACAAATTTGATTTTGATCTCCTTGATCCTACAAAAATTATCCCGGAAGAGCTTGTTCCTGTGGAACTTGTAGGGACTCTAACATTAAACCGAAATCCGGATAATTTCTTTGCAGAAACAGAACAGGTAGCATTTCATCCCGGTCATATTGTTCCCGGCATAGATTTTACCAATGATCCTCTTTTACAGGGAAGACTTTTCTCGTACACCGATACTCAGCTTACCAGATTAGGCTCTCCGAATTTTCATGAAATTCCGATAAACAGGTCTATTACAACCATTCACAATAATAAGCGTGACGGACACATGCGTCAGCAGATCGTTAAAGGAAAAGTAAGTTACGAACCCAATTCAATGGGTGGGGGTTGTCCGTTTCAGGCTATGATGAAAGAAGGAGGTTTTGTCTCTCAGGAGGAGCGGGTAGAAGGACATAAAGTAAGGGCAAGAAGTTCAAGTTTTGTAGACCATTATTCTCAAGCAAAATTATTTTACAACAGTCAGTCTGCCTTTGAAAAAACGCATCTGCAAAATGCATTGGTTTTTGAGCTTTCAAAAGTAACGCTTCCTGTCATCAGAGAACGAATGGTTGGTCAGTTAGCTTTTGTAAACAAAGATTTGGCAAAGGAAGTGGCATCCAGATTAGGTGTTGAGGTTAAAATTCTCGATCAGCCCAATCAAAGTATTCCTGCAGATGCCGATCCAGCAAGTCTCCAAAGTGCAGAAACTGAACCTTCCTTAAAATTTTCAGAAGCGCTGAGTATGGCCAATACCGTTAAAGATACCATTGAGAGTCGTATAATTGGCTTTATGATGACTGATGGGTTTGATGCTGCTTCTACCGATCATTTAATAGAAAAATTAGAAGGGCAGGGTGCAGTTGTACAATATATTGCTGATTCCGTAGCACCGGTAAAATCTTCGGACGGCCAGACGTACATTCCGGATCATTCATTATCTACAACTTCAAGTGTTTGTTTTGATGCCCTGTATATCTGTGGCGGTGCAAAATCTGCAGAAGGCTTTGTAAAGCCTGGAAATAAAAATATGACGGTTGATTTTATTAATGAAGCATTCCGTCACTGTAAAGCCATTTACTTTGGATATGATACTGAAGTAATCAAAAACCTTACAGATATGGCATCGATCAAACATGATGATCCTGGAGTAATTTCTGCTAAGGATACTGATTCTGATGACTTATTTGTTGAGGCGATAGCTAATCACAGGGTATGGCAGTTTGAAAAAGAAAGAAACGGATTAGTATAA
- a CDS encoding DUF4142 domain-containing protein — protein MKKTILIIVAIAAITACNKKETTTVDHSADHSEMSAPVDSGAMPEDSLSTSQTSSEATSLNDQDRKFADAAAKGGMMEMMAGKLASQNATNSAVKKLGEMMVKDHTKANEELQQWASKTAYTLPTGLDADQQKAYDDLKAKKGADFDRMYTDMMVKDHEKTIADFKKEAADGYESSLKNFAAKTLPTLDHHLMESKKAKDAVK, from the coding sequence ATGAAAAAAACAATTCTAATCATTGTAGCCATTGCTGCAATAACGGCATGTAACAAAAAAGAAACCACTACTGTTGATCATTCAGCTGATCATAGCGAAATGTCAGCTCCTGTGGATTCGGGTGCAATGCCTGAAGATTCTCTTTCAACTTCCCAAACGTCTTCTGAAGCAACATCATTAAATGATCAGGATCGAAAATTTGCTGATGCAGCAGCAAAAGGAGGAATGATGGAAATGATGGCGGGAAAACTTGCATCTCAAAATGCGACTAACTCAGCGGTTAAAAAACTGGGTGAAATGATGGTAAAGGATCACACTAAAGCCAACGAAGAATTACAACAATGGGCCTCTAAAACTGCTTACACTTTGCCTACCGGTTTAGATGCAGACCAACAGAAGGCATACGATGATCTGAAGGCAAAAAAAGGAGCTGATTTTGATCGTATGTATACCGATATGATGGTTAAGGATCATGAAAAAACAATAGCTGATTTCAAGAAAGAAGCTGCTGACGGTTACGAATCCTCTCTGAAAAATTTTGCCGCTAAAACGCTTCCCACTTTAGATCATCATTTAATGGAATCTAAAAAAGCAAAAGATGCTGTAAAATAA
- a CDS encoding CCC motif membrane protein, producing MRNSKLPNATAVLVLGISSVALCCCYGIPGILTGGIALFLYRKDKKVYDKNKAGYSNFDNLKTGRMLSILGISLSSLCLIYLLLVHYL from the coding sequence ATGAGAAATTCCAAATTACCCAATGCTACAGCAGTACTAGTGCTCGGAATTTCTTCTGTAGCCTTATGCTGTTGTTACGGAATCCCGGGAATACTTACCGGAGGCATCGCTCTTTTTCTTTACAGAAAGGATAAAAAAGTATACGATAAAAATAAAGCAGGTTACTCCAATTTCGACAATTTAAAAACAGGAAGAATGCTAAGCATTCTTGGGATAAGTCTAAGTTCCCTTTGCCTCATTTATTTATTGTTGGTACACTATCTTTAG
- a CDS encoding zinc-dependent alcohol dehydrogenase — protein MKAAVFHSPGNITCDTVDDPKIEDQNDIILRVTSTAICGSDLHMYSGGIPQPRPMVMGHEFMGIVEEVGKNIHHLQAGDRVVVPFPIACGGCYFCQHDLPSGCENSNIENYGPEGGLVTEKGGGMFGYTDLYGGYNGGQAQYVRVPYANFGPRKVSDSLTDEQVLFLTDIFPTGYTGVMWADLKGGETVAIFGAGPVGSMAVKSTILHHANKVIVIDTLQYRLDQIKNLTGCETILWEDAKQTVDEIRSMTNGRGADLCIDAVGFEPDRNLMDRAKAVVNFEKGSIKVLDACMSGVRRGGFVSILGVYPMNYDNFRVGQLFDKGITLKAGQSPVHAIIDKLMKYVETGQVKLDDIITHRLSLDEVAKGYEIFDKKQDGCVKVVLDPWR, from the coding sequence ATGAAAGCAGCAGTTTTTCATTCGCCGGGTAACATTACCTGCGATACCGTCGATGATCCGAAGATTGAAGATCAAAATGATATTATTCTTCGTGTAACTTCTACCGCAATCTGTGGTAGTGACCTTCACATGTATTCGGGAGGAATTCCTCAGCCACGTCCTATGGTAATGGGACATGAGTTTATGGGAATTGTGGAGGAAGTAGGAAAAAACATCCATCATCTACAAGCGGGCGACAGAGTTGTTGTACCATTTCCGATTGCATGCGGAGGGTGTTACTTCTGCCAGCATGATTTACCATCAGGCTGTGAAAACTCCAATATAGAAAATTATGGTCCCGAAGGAGGCTTGGTTACTGAAAAAGGAGGTGGAATGTTTGGTTATACCGATCTGTATGGTGGGTATAATGGCGGGCAGGCACAATATGTAAGAGTTCCTTATGCTAATTTCGGGCCTAGAAAGGTTTCTGATTCATTGACCGATGAACAGGTGCTTTTTCTTACTGATATTTTTCCTACAGGGTATACCGGCGTAATGTGGGCGGACCTTAAAGGTGGAGAAACGGTAGCCATTTTCGGTGCGGGCCCTGTGGGATCAATGGCCGTAAAAAGTACTATTCTTCATCATGCAAACAAAGTAATTGTTATTGATACCCTTCAATATAGACTGGATCAGATAAAAAATCTTACAGGATGCGAAACCATTCTTTGGGAAGACGCTAAACAGACTGTTGACGAAATCAGAAGCATGACCAATGGCAGAGGTGCCGATTTATGCATAGATGCTGTAGGTTTTGAACCGGACAGAAATCTGATGGATAGAGCAAAGGCAGTTGTCAATTTTGAAAAAGGTTCTATCAAAGTGCTGGATGCGTGTATGAGTGGAGTAAGACGCGGAGGTTTTGTTTCCATATTAGGAGTCTATCCCATGAATTATGACAATTTTAGGGTAGGTCAGCTTTTTGATAAAGGCATTACGCTTAAAGCGGGGCAATCTCCGGTTCATGCAATCATTGATAAATTAATGAAATATGTGGAAACCGGGCAGGTAAAACTCGATGATATCATAACGCACCGCCTTTCCCTTGACGAGGTGGCAAAAGGATATGAAATATTTGATAAAAAGCAGGACGGATGTGTAAAAGTCGTGCTTGATCCCTGGAGATAA
- a CDS encoding CinA family protein — MEFKQSLLDYIGGALKSAHESVSVAESVTAGCLQFSFSQMKDASEFFKGGITAYTLEEKVKLLKVDEQEAIKCDCVSKEVADEMALNVSALFNTDWGISVTGYATPVKESDQKIFAHFSFAYKNEIILSKKLELHHKTNASIAQLYYAEFILGCFKCELNQMIILK; from the coding sequence ATGGAATTTAAACAGTCTTTGTTGGATTATATCGGCGGGGCACTGAAATCTGCCCATGAATCAGTTTCTGTGGCAGAAAGTGTTACTGCTGGCTGCCTGCAGTTTTCATTTTCGCAGATGAAAGATGCCTCTGAATTTTTTAAAGGTGGCATAACCGCCTATACTCTTGAGGAAAAAGTAAAACTTTTGAAAGTTGATGAGCAGGAAGCGATAAAGTGTGATTGTGTTTCTAAGGAAGTTGCCGATGAAATGGCGTTGAATGTTAGTGCATTATTCAATACGGACTGGGGAATATCTGTCACCGGATATGCAACTCCTGTGAAAGAATCGGATCAAAAAATTTTCGCGCATTTTTCATTCGCCTACAAAAATGAAATCATTTTATCCAAAAAACTGGAACTTCACCATAAAACAAATGCTTCAATAGCCCAGCTGTATTACGCGGAATTTATTCTCGGATGCTTTAAATGTGAACTCAATCAAATGATTATTTTAAAATAA
- a CDS encoding SDR family NAD(P)-dependent oxidoreductase — translation MEIKNQYVLITGATSGIGYELAKLFAKNGYHLVIVSRSHDQLLEKANEFKKYGVKVVTQAKNLFKEDDVFSMYAELRLNDISPEILVNDAGQGFYGKFEDTDIHRELDIVRLNINAVLILTKLFLKDRISKGSGKILNLASIASKAPGPWQSVYHGSKAFILSWSEAIREELKDTGITVTALLPGPTATDFFNKAQMNRSKIMEDKESFSTPEEVAKDGYDALMNGEDKIISGLKNKLTVAMSNLASDSMAAYRMGKMQEPQDV, via the coding sequence ATGGAAATCAAAAATCAATATGTACTGATCACCGGTGCAACCAGTGGAATCGGATATGAATTGGCGAAATTATTCGCAAAAAATGGCTACCATCTGGTTATTGTATCGCGCAGTCATGATCAACTGCTTGAAAAAGCCAATGAATTTAAAAAATATGGTGTTAAGGTGGTAACCCAGGCAAAAAATCTCTTTAAAGAAGATGATGTTTTTTCTATGTATGCCGAACTTAGACTCAACGATATTAGCCCGGAAATATTGGTGAATGACGCAGGACAGGGCTTCTATGGAAAATTTGAAGATACAGATATACATCGGGAATTGGATATTGTCAGGCTCAATATAAATGCAGTTCTGATTTTAACCAAACTTTTCCTAAAGGATCGTATCAGCAAAGGATCAGGAAAAATACTGAATCTGGCTTCAATTGCAAGTAAAGCACCCGGTCCATGGCAATCAGTTTATCATGGAAGTAAAGCTTTTATCTTATCATGGTCTGAGGCGATTCGTGAAGAGTTAAAAGATACCGGAATTACGGTTACGGCACTTCTTCCAGGACCGACCGCTACAGATTTCTTCAACAAAGCCCAGATGAACAGAAGTAAGATTATGGAAGATAAAGAGAGTTTCAGCACTCCGGAAGAAGTGGCTAAGGATGGCTATGATGCTCTGATGAATGGAGAGGATAAAATAATCTCGGGGTTGAAAAATAAATTAACGGTAGCCATGTCTAATCTGGCAAGCGATAGCATGGCAGCATATCGTATGGGAAAAATGCAGGAACCACAGGATGTATAA
- a CDS encoding SDR family oxidoreductase — MERLQLENKSVLITGADSGIGKAIALLFAKEGADISFIYYKDDKDAEKTKLEIEALGRRAICFGGDINDIDFCKVTVSKTVAEFGKIDILVNNAGTQIPADNIIDLTEENIRKTFNSNIIGMILLTKEVFSHLKKGSSIVNTTSAVAYMGHEELLDYSATKGAIVSFTRSLALQAKPKGIRINAVAPGPVATPLTKKTFGEEEDDQSKPPLERNANTDEIASSYLFLATDASAQMTGQVLHPNGGLIVNG, encoded by the coding sequence ATGGAGAGGCTGCAATTGGAGAATAAATCAGTGCTCATTACAGGAGCAGACAGCGGAATAGGTAAAGCAATTGCCTTATTATTTGCCAAAGAAGGTGCGGATATTTCGTTTATCTATTATAAAGACGACAAAGATGCAGAGAAAACAAAATTGGAAATTGAAGCTCTAGGAAGGCGTGCTATATGTTTTGGCGGAGATATCAATGATATAGATTTTTGTAAAGTAACCGTCTCAAAAACAGTTGCCGAGTTTGGGAAAATTGACATTTTGGTAAATAATGCAGGAACACAAATTCCTGCAGATAATATTATTGACCTTACAGAAGAAAACATCCGAAAGACATTTAATTCCAATATCATTGGAATGATTTTACTTACCAAGGAAGTTTTTTCCCATTTAAAAAAAGGGAGTTCCATTGTTAATACGACCTCCGCAGTGGCTTATATGGGGCATGAAGAATTATTAGATTATTCAGCTACAAAAGGGGCAATTGTTTCTTTTACGAGATCGCTGGCATTACAGGCGAAACCTAAAGGAATTCGGATCAATGCAGTAGCACCTGGACCGGTAGCGACACCCCTTACTAAGAAAACTTTTGGTGAAGAAGAAGACGATCAAAGCAAGCCTCCACTGGAAAGAAATGCTAATACGGATGAGATTGCTTCAAGTTATCTGTTTTTAGCTACCGATGCTTCAGCACAGATGACGGGGCAGGTTCTCCATCCGAACGGTGGGCTCATTGTCAACGGTTAA
- a CDS encoding alpha-amylase: MNGVMIQFFHWYHSGNLWNEFAEKVGYLKQLGFTAVWFPPATKCFLGKEGRGYDVYDLYDLGEFDQKGSIATRYGTKKEYLKAIEAAHEEGMSVYADIVLNHRMGGDEPENIFVQQVEEDNRIKTIEQPFEASAMTKFTFSARNGMYSDFNWDHRCFSGIDCIKRNGEEVLGIFKIINEYGTEWNPSVSHQLGNYDYLMGADVEYRNPDVIQEMKNWIKWYLESTKVDGVRLDALKHISSEFLKEWITYIKTEINSDYYILGEFWKEEAGKINYFSDEMSNLISCFDVPLHYNFFKASEEGDQYDLRQILDNSLLQQMPVFTVSFVENHDTQKLQALESTVKEWFKPIAYSIILLSEKAYPCVFYPDLFGAKYSDMKDGKEIHVEIRKVEILPKLMEARQQFGYGSQVNFFDDPNCIAFMRMGDKKNKGCLVIISNNGKACKEIMWGEEYSNAVLYDFLQQRQEEIVVDNNGKGIFKVNARSVSVWVKK, from the coding sequence ATGAACGGAGTAATGATTCAGTTTTTTCATTGGTACCATTCCGGGAATTTATGGAATGAGTTTGCAGAAAAGGTGGGTTATTTAAAACAGCTTGGTTTTACTGCGGTATGGTTTCCTCCTGCAACAAAGTGCTTTCTCGGTAAGGAAGGCCGGGGTTATGACGTATATGATCTATATGATTTAGGAGAATTTGACCAGAAAGGTAGTATTGCAACCAGATACGGAACTAAGAAAGAATACCTTAAAGCAATTGAAGCAGCACATGAGGAAGGTATGAGTGTATATGCCGATATTGTTCTTAATCACAGAATGGGTGGAGACGAACCAGAAAATATCTTTGTACAACAGGTTGAGGAGGATAATCGTATTAAGACTATAGAACAACCTTTTGAAGCATCAGCAATGACAAAATTTACTTTTTCTGCCCGGAATGGAATGTATTCAGATTTTAACTGGGATCATCGTTGTTTTAGTGGAATAGACTGCATTAAGAGAAATGGAGAAGAGGTACTGGGTATCTTTAAGATTATAAATGAATACGGCACGGAATGGAACCCTTCAGTGAGTCATCAGCTCGGAAATTATGATTATCTCATGGGCGCCGATGTAGAATACAGAAACCCAGATGTTATTCAGGAGATGAAAAACTGGATCAAATGGTATCTTGAAAGTACCAAAGTCGACGGGGTAAGGTTGGATGCCTTAAAGCATATTTCTTCAGAATTTTTAAAAGAGTGGATTACTTATATTAAAACAGAAATTAATTCTGACTATTATATTTTGGGGGAGTTTTGGAAAGAAGAGGCCGGAAAAATAAATTATTTCTCTGATGAAATGAGTAATTTAATTTCATGTTTCGATGTGCCCCTACACTATAATTTTTTCAAAGCATCTGAAGAAGGAGATCAGTACGACCTGCGTCAGATTCTTGATAATTCTTTGTTACAACAGATGCCTGTTTTTACCGTTTCTTTTGTTGAAAATCATGATACACAAAAGCTTCAGGCGTTGGAGTCCACTGTTAAAGAATGGTTTAAACCAATAGCTTATTCCATCATTTTGTTATCAGAAAAAGCCTATCCATGTGTCTTTTATCCTGACCTTTTCGGAGCCAAGTATTCGGATATGAAAGACGGTAAAGAAATACATGTTGAAATCCGTAAAGTTGAGATCCTACCAAAATTAATGGAGGCAAGACAACAATTTGGATACGGCTCACAAGTCAATTTTTTTGATGATCCCAATTGTATTGCATTCATGCGTATGGGTGATAAAAAGAATAAAGGCTGTCTGGTCATTATTTCAAATAATGGAAAAGCCTGCAAAGAAATAATGTGGGGTGAAGAATATTCAAATGCTGTATTGTATGATTTTTTGCAACAAAGACAAGAAGAAATTGTGGTGGATAACAATGGTAAAGGAATCTTTAAAGTAAATGCAAGGTCAGTAAGCGTTTGGGTTAAAAAATAA
- a CDS encoding DUF6766 family protein — translation MNKHNFFYRNSLSIVLFILMFVCLYGQVMTGWKTENKELAEEGQNLLSIGEYLHSGHFVHATFENWESEFLQMMLYVVLTVFLRQEGSSESKSLDEKEDVDKEPRPHSNAPWPVKQGGVWLILYKHSLSIAFGILFLISFTCHFYGSYEEYSGEQIAKELPVMPIQEYLYDARFWFESFQNWQSEFLAVASLVILSIWLREKGSPESKPVDMPHNEN, via the coding sequence ATGAATAAACATAATTTCTTTTACCGCAACAGTTTAAGTATTGTTCTTTTTATATTGATGTTTGTCTGCCTGTACGGGCAGGTCATGACGGGTTGGAAAACTGAAAACAAAGAATTGGCTGAAGAAGGGCAGAATCTTTTAAGTATCGGAGAATATCTACACAGCGGCCATTTTGTTCATGCCACTTTTGAAAACTGGGAAAGTGAATTTTTACAAATGATGCTGTATGTTGTTCTGACTGTTTTTCTCAGACAGGAGGGGTCAAGTGAATCAAAGTCTTTGGATGAAAAAGAAGATGTTGATAAAGAACCTCGACCTCATTCCAATGCACCATGGCCGGTTAAACAGGGTGGTGTATGGCTTATTCTCTATAAACATTCACTATCAATTGCTTTTGGTATTCTTTTTCTTATCAGTTTTACCTGTCATTTTTATGGAAGCTATGAAGAATACAGTGGTGAGCAGATTGCTAAAGAACTGCCTGTGATGCCGATTCAGGAATATTTGTATGATGCCCGTTTTTGGTTTGAGTCGTTTCAAAACTGGCAGAGTGAGTTTTTAGCAGTTGCTTCGCTGGTTATCCTTTCAATTTGGCTCAGAGAAAAAGGCTCTCCGGAATCAAAGCCAGTTGATATGCCGCATAATGAAAATTAA
- a CDS encoding KGG domain-containing protein, with the protein MNTRNSNNRSSGRNSSDDDQSMLEEAYQLGYEHGYNDGSEDEEYDDDFSDFEDYFDEEGGYDDEDYDDDYDDDDDYDYDDDDDDDDDDDDDDDNRGRGSRGGSRGSRGGSQNRDSQGRFSSGSRGSSGSSSRGGSRSGSGSRSGGSGRSSGSGSGSGSRSNSGSGRSGSNNGGSSRNSNSRSGGNSGSGRGRSSSSGTGNSRGSNSGSGSGRGSNSNSGSGGSKRGSNSGGGTSKRGFASMSKSERTRIARMGGQASHGGGRSSGSGRSGFGGRRNS; encoded by the coding sequence ATGAACACTAGAAATTCAAACAACAGAAGTTCAGGCAGAAATTCATCAGATGATGACCAATCAATGCTTGAGGAAGCGTACCAATTAGGTTATGAGCATGGTTATAACGACGGAAGTGAGGATGAGGAGTACGATGATGATTTCTCAGATTTTGAAGACTATTTCGATGAGGAAGGAGGGTATGATGACGAAGATTATGATGACGATTATGACGACGATGATGATTATGATTATGACGACGATGATGACGATGATGACGACGATGATGACGATGACGATAATAGGGGCAGAGGTTCAAGAGGCGGAAGCAGAGGTTCAAGAGGCGGTAGTCAAAACAGGGATAGTCAGGGAAGATTTAGTTCTGGTAGCAGAGGAAGTTCTGGCAGTAGCTCTCGTGGAGGATCCCGTTCAGGTTCTGGATCAAGGTCAGGAGGAAGCGGAAGATCTTCAGGATCCGGATCTGGGTCAGGATCAAGATCAAATTCAGGATCAGGAAGATCAGGATCAAACAATGGAGGAAGCTCAAGAAACTCCAATTCAAGATCGGGCGGAAACAGTGGTTCAGGAAGAGGGCGTAGTTCAAGCTCCGGTACAGGAAATAGCCGTGGATCAAACTCCGGTTCAGGAAGCGGCCGTGGCTCTAATTCTAACTCCGGGTCAGGAGGTAGTAAGAGAGGTTCTAATTCAGGAGGAGGAACATCAAAAAGAGGTTTTGCTTCAATGAGTAAATCTGAACGTACAAGAATAGCCAGAATGGGAGGTCAGGCTTCTCATGGTGGTGGAAGATCTTCAGGATCCGGCAGATCCGGATTCGGAGGCAGACGTAATTCATAA
- a CDS encoding ferritin-like domain-containing protein, whose amino-acid sequence MATKTTENTTTGAADKKMTVENATVKESEMKNAPLHKFFVDALKDIYYAEHKLVDALQTMHDAATTEELKDAFEDHQLQTKKHISRLEKVFKLINESPEQKKCEAMDGLIKEGEEIIKSTEEGTMTRDAALIIAAQKVEHYEIASYGGLTQLAITMGHDKAAELLEKTLQEEEDTDYNLTEIAETNINFDAQQED is encoded by the coding sequence ATGGCAACTAAAACAACAGAAAACACGACAACCGGTGCTGCTGACAAAAAAATGACAGTAGAGAATGCTACAGTAAAAGAAAGTGAGATGAAAAATGCTCCGCTGCATAAATTTTTTGTAGATGCACTAAAAGACATTTATTACGCTGAGCATAAATTAGTAGATGCGTTGCAGACTATGCATGACGCAGCAACAACCGAAGAGCTTAAAGATGCTTTTGAGGATCATCAGTTACAGACTAAAAAGCATATAAGCCGCTTGGAGAAAGTTTTTAAACTCATTAATGAGAGTCCAGAGCAGAAAAAATGTGAAGCAATGGATGGATTGATTAAGGAAGGCGAAGAAATCATTAAATCTACGGAAGAAGGTACGATGACAAGAGATGCAGCTCTGATAATCGCGGCGCAGAAGGTAGAACATTACGAGATCGCAAGCTATGGAGGCCTAACGCAACTTGCTATTACTATGGGACACGATAAGGCTGCTGAGCTGTTAGAAAAAACACTGCAGGAGGAAGAAGATACAGATTATAACCTTACGGAGATTGCAGAGACTAACATTAATTTTGATGCCCAGCAGGAAGATTAA
- a CDS encoding CinA family protein, whose translation MEFNKILLEQINEEFMSCDQTISIAESVTAGAMQLAFSEMTNSKLFYKGGITVHTPDKIVKLLKVEASEIKNSNCVSSLIADKLGVYASTMFESDWCIATSGYCTPERHSVFEIYVYYSILYKRQIVFSDKIEFNNYKNKLSPLFVKLYYTEEILRKFLSHLKLTLILNSRETNDRSTL comes from the coding sequence ATGGAATTTAACAAGATCCTTTTGGAACAAATCAATGAAGAATTTATGAGTTGTGATCAAACCATTTCCATTGCAGAAAGTGTTACCGCTGGTGCGATGCAGCTTGCGTTTTCGGAAATGACTAATTCAAAATTATTTTATAAAGGCGGTATCACGGTACATACTCCTGATAAAATAGTAAAGCTTTTGAAGGTCGAGGCTTCGGAGATCAAAAATTCTAATTGTGTATCCAGCCTTATTGCTGACAAGTTGGGAGTGTATGCATCCACAATGTTTGAAAGTGACTGGTGTATTGCTACATCCGGATACTGTACACCGGAAAGACATTCGGTATTTGAAATTTATGTCTATTACTCGATTCTGTATAAAAGACAGATTGTTTTTTCAGATAAAATAGAGTTCAATAACTATAAAAATAAACTTAGCCCTCTTTTTGTAAAGTTATATTACACGGAAGAGATTTTACGAAAATTTCTAAGCCATTTGAAACTGACCCTTATCCTAAACAGTAGAGAAACTAACGACAGATCAACATTATAA